CCAGTGCCTGCTGATCTGAAAGCAATTGCTGATGGTTTCATGGCGAAAGTGAAACAGGGTATTGAGCAAGCTCATGGAACTGGCTATGGTGGTAGTGGCTTTAAATTTaacgaagaggaggaagaagttaGGAAAGCAGCAAAGAAAGCACAAGCGAAGGAGTATGGCTTTGAGGAAGACAAGTCTGACTCAGAAGATGAGAATGATGTTGTAAGAAAGGCAGGTGGTGGTGAGATTTCACAGCAGC
The window above is part of the Camelina sativa cultivar DH55 unplaced genomic scaffold, Cs unpScaffold08193, whole genome shotgun sequence genome. Proteins encoded here:
- the LOC109131919 gene encoding DEAD-box ATP-dependent RNA helicase 42-like, coding for FDAPNHYEDYVHRVGRTGRAGRKGCAVTFISEDDAKYAPDLVKALELSEQPVPADLKAIADGFMAKVKQGIEQAHGTGYGGSGFKFNEEEEEVRKAAKKAQAKEYGFEEDKSDSEDENDVVRKAGGGEISQQQATFAQIAAIAA